The genomic interval TAAGTATCACTGGCAGATTAGGTCTTGTTGATTTAAATTGGACTAGTTTTGTTAATAAGGCGGTACAGTTGATAATTTTGGGGTTCCTGCTCCTCtggtttttccttctttgcaGCATCAAGCCCTTTGCACAGCCGCCGTACACGACACTACCAGCCCCTGTCCCCGCTCCCATCAGTAAGTGTGAACATAAACTGACCTCTTTGACTAATTATCGTGCTTATTTCCACATTAACTGTGTTTTCCTGGTTTAAATGTGCATCAGGTTATGAGCCCCTGCCACCCCACCGCCCTGCCGCTATAGCAGCTCCTGTATGGCAAGACAGAACCATCGCCTCCGCAAAACTACGGCTTCTGGAGTTCTCCGCTTTTATGGAGaaccagagagacagagagacggtaCTGACATCCAGActcatttttaatgaaacgcCAACAACGTAAAATTTTGCCGCCTCCCTTTcccctttttgctttttttttcctacaattTCTCCTTCCTTCCAACAGTATAAACACCTTTTCGTACACATTGGCCCATCGAACCCGAGCTACAATGACCCCGTTTTGGAGTCCATAGACGTGAGGCAGATTTACGACAAATTCTCTGAGAAGAAGGGAGGCCTGAAGGAGCTGTATGAAAAGGGGCCACACAATGCGTTCTTCCTCGTCAAGTTCTGGGTCAGTAGATGAAACTAAGAATTCCCTTCtgagttaatttttttttttgcaataatcTGTAATTTTGAGATTATTTGGGGATAGTTGAGACTTTTTGATCTACGTCAAGAAGTTGATACAGGAAATAACCTCATTACTAGTATTTTATTATCTCTCACATTTTGATGGGCAAGGAAAGGTCTTAGTTGTTGCTTTCACAAGTCACAGGAAAATTATAGAATTTTACTTGAGGAGCCACATATAGATATgtgcagaaaaaacacacattggtGTTTGTTAGTGTCTTTTTCTGACTTTCATCTACTcgtatctctctctccacacactcaCTTGGTTATTTCAGGCGGACCTGAGCAGTGACGTCGAGGAGGGTTCAAGTGCGTTCTATGGTGTGAGCAGTCAGTACAGTGGAACAGAAAACATCACCATCAGTGTCTCAACAAAGGTCTGCTCCTTTGGTAAACAGGTGGTGGAAAAGGTTGAGGTGAGAAAATTGACCCCAGCATACAAAGAAATAGTGTTTTTTGTATCAGACGATccatgtgttttaattgtgatggttaaaacaccccccccccccccattcagaCGGAATATGCCCACATGGAAGGAGGAAAGTACGTGTTCCGCATCCACCGTTCGCCCATGTGTGAATACATGATCAACTTCATCCACAAGCTCAAACACCTGCCTGAGAAATACATGATGAACAGTGTACTGGAGAACTTCACCATcctacaggtgtgtgtgtgtgtgtgtgtgtgtgtgtgtgtgtgtgtgtgtgtgtgtgtgtgtgtgtgtgtgtgttcactttatTGCAATTAGAATAGTACAGAACGGAATATTAATTCTTAGTATAATGtcttaaaatacacaaaatacaattattatattaGGTGAGCTAAAAAGAAATCATTCTTAgaagtattacatttttaaaatgactaaAAGCTCAAGAAATATAAGAATGTGATtaataatacacatttaatCTCCAATTAGCCAGCTGTTGAAAACTTTGCTTTACCCCTTCAAGGTTAGCAGagataatattcatattttcaacGGTTTCATAACAGTTTCTAGAGATTGGTttcccctcccctgctctcctGAATTCTATGACTTTATCGatagtttttttccaaagattaACTGAAATTTATGACTGCACAAGCTCTTCAGATGACAGTTaatgtctctcttctctgttctctcaCTTCTGTTATTTCCTTCATCTCTATCTCTGGACTGGTGTTTGTTTACATATGTATTATttaacccctccccccctcctcttttcttgtCTCTTGCTAGGTGGTGTCCAACAGAGAAACTCAGGAGACTCTGCTGTGCATCGCCTTTGTGTTTGAAGTATCCACTAGTGAACACGGTGCACAGTACCACGTTTATCGACTGGTTAACGACTAGCAGCACGTTGTGTGCATGCAGAGACTCTCCACAGACTTGTTACTACATAGAGTATAAACACTATTTCAagctcaaacacacagcaaCCCCCACTCCTCTACTCTAAACACAGACCAACAGTCCCACTGTAGTCACACCTGTTGTTTAATGTGTATGCATTTCCAATCTCTCCTCAACATCCCATGacttaaaggtcccatattgtagCAAGTGACATTTCCGTGTTAGTTTTTATTACAACACTGGTT from Scophthalmus maximus strain ysfricsl-2021 chromosome 3, ASM2237912v1, whole genome shotgun sequence carries:
- the tead3a gene encoding transcriptional enhancer factor TEF-5, with product MYCPVFSRCVVAGAVIIASEWSCRGSPDGAQEEGGDGEALGDGADRGLDGDPEGVWSPDIEQSFQEALAIYPPCGRRKIILSDEGKMYGRNELIARYIKLRTGKTRTRKQVSSHLQVLAKRKSREIQTKLKAMNLDQVSKDKALQTVANLSSAQIVSASVMKPQTPFPPPVRFWPGPMPGQPGHSQDIKPFAQPPYTTLPAPVPAPISYEPLPPHRPAAIAAPVWQDRTIASAKLRLLEFSAFMENQRDRETYKHLFVHIGPSNPSYNDPVLESIDVRQIYDKFSEKKGGLKELYEKGPHNAFFLVKFWADLSSDVEEGSSAFYGVSSQYSGTENITISVSTKVCSFGKQVVEKVETEYAHMEGGKYVFRIHRSPMCEYMINFIHKLKHLPEKYMMNSVLENFTILQVVSNRETQETLLCIAFVFEVSTSEHGAQYHVYRLVND